ACCATTCTTTAttatccgggcaaggctaatatGGTAGCTAATGCATTAAGCCGAAAggtagtgagtatgggtagcttagaATGTTTGATTGTTGAGAAGCATCCCTTAGCTACAGAGGTTTAGTctttggctaatagtatggtgagCCTTGATATTTCAGAACTTGGAAAGGTTATAGATTGCTTTGAAGCGAGATCGACTCTTTTGGAGCAGCTTAAGGCTCAACAGTTTGAGGATGAGAAATTGTTTAAGATTCGAGATAAAGTGTTAAGTGAAGACGCCAATGAGGTaattcttgatgatgagggtgttttTAGGATTAAGGGGCCTATTTTAATTCCTTGTGTGGGTTGTTTGATTAAGTTGATTTTGGAGGAGGCTCACACTTCCAGGTATTATATCCATTTGGGCACTAAAAggatgtatcgtgacttgagatAGTATTattggtggggtaggatgaagagggatatagtagagttcgtttctcagtgtttgaattgcaagttggttaagtatgagcactagAAACCGGGTGGTGTGACCCAGAGGTTACCCATTCCTGAGTAGAAGTGCGAGAGGATAGCTATGGATTTCATGGTTATTCTATCGAAGACTTTAGGCAAGCTTGATGCCATTTGGGTTAGTGCGGATAGGTTGATTAAGTCCGCACACTTATTCCAGCTCAGACTACCTACAATTTAGAGAAGTTAGCTAGTTTCTATATTAGACATATTGCATGGGGTGcccatttttatcatttcaaaGAGAGGCACTaagttcacttcccatttctggaggactttgcagaaggATTTAGGGACTCAGTTGGATCTTAGCACCGCTTTTCATTCGCAAACAGATGATCAGTCCGAGTGGACCATTCAGGTGTTAGAGGACAAGTTGTGGGCTTGTGTAAtcgattttggtggtcattgggaccagttcttgttcttggtagagtttgcgtacaataatagttatTATTTGAGCATTGATATGGTAGGATATGTCGATCTTCGATTGTTTGGTTCAATGCATtcgaggtgagaccttggggtaaGAACCTTTTGAGAGAGTCCTTGGATAAAGTGAAGTTAATTCAAGAAAAGCTCATTGCGGCTCAGAGTAGAAAAAAAGAGCATGCAGATTGAAAGATTCGGTATTTGGAGTTCAtcgttggtgatcaggttctattaaAGGTTTCACGCATGAAGTACATGTTAtgatttgggaagaaaggaaagctaagcccgAGATTTATTGTCTCTTTTGAGATTCTTCGTCGTATGGgtgaggtggcttatgagttgccCTTGCCTCCAGGCTTAATGGGTATTCACCTGGTGTTCCATGTTTATATGTTGAAGAATTATCATTCTGACGGGTTTTACATCATCCAGTGGGACTCGATATTGTTCGATCAAAAATTTTCCTTCGAAGAGGAGCCGATAGCAATATTGGATAAGCAAGTGAgaaagttgaggtcaaaagaGATTACTTCAGTTAAGGTCCAATGGAAGCACTGTCTAGTTGAAGAGGCTACTTAGGAGACTGAGTCAGATATGCGCAACAGATATCCCCAACTCTTTACTGATTTAGGTACCtttctcttcatttcttctttGTTCGAGGACGAACTGTTATTTAactggtatctgatgtaacactCTGTTTGGTCATTTAAGCATTTTAACCTTTTACCTATGCTGACCCTTCTCCTAGCTTCATTAGAGTGTATCTGACTGGCAGGGATGGGTAGCACGGTTCTCGAGATGATCAAGTGAGTCTTGGTTGATTTTAAAAAATTTACAAGcttttaagttgaataagtgaaaaaagGTTGACTAATATTTGACTTTTGGctaaatgagttttttttttttttttggatttttatcGGTTCCATTAGGTTTGGAAGGTCGATTATAACTTGGTAGGATGATTGGTTTGGTTCCTGAGGCACTCAGAGAGTTTTGTTTTTTTGGTTAGAAAGCTTTTTGGGCGTTTaggggttgaccgggtcaagatgGCTTATTTTAGAAATTTCGAGGCCTCGGGTGaattcgtagcgtatttttatgatAGGTTAGATGTTTGGTTTTTATCTGGAACGTCTCAAATGAGTTTCGGATTTAGGAAGGAATTTGGTGAAAAACCAGATTTTGTTGGTTTCTAATGTGCCGCATTTGCTGACTTGGTGCCACACCTGCGGGCCCGCCTTTGTAGCATTTTTTCCGCAGATGCGAGAAAGAGGGTTTTAAGTTGGGCCGCATATACAGCTATTTCTCCGCAGATGCGAGGCCACACATGCGACATATGGTTTGCAGGTGCGGAAATCACTGAATCATTATCCTTAAATTTCCCAATTCGTGTTGAGTTCATTTCTATTCACAATTTTTGACCTAGAAAGCTCGGGTAGGAAATTTTGTGGAGTGTCTTGGAGATTCTTCTTGTGGGTAAGTCTCCCACCTTCCTTCTTCATGTTTATAACATCTATTAGTAGGAAATCCATGTTAAAAATCATGTGTAAAATTGAGGGTTTTGGGTTATGAACCCTGAGTTGAACTTTTGAACCTCCTTCTATGAATTTGGGTTTTGTTGAGAATTTTTTTAGATTCTAAACATTTAATCAATTGGTAACTAGTCCATAATCTTGAAcctccctttttattcaataatcTTGTTATGGGAATTGAGGTTTTCTCCAAAATTAGGGGTTTTTGGTCATTGACCAAGTTAAAGCTCATTTTGGGTTAGAATTGTATGAAACTTAAGATTGTGATTACTTAGACTTTGGATAAGCTACTTTTCCAATTATTTTTTCGATTTTGCGTGATTACTTAGACTTTGGATAAGCTAATTTTCCAATTATTTTTtcgattttgcccttgtgggcctggGGTCATTTCTAAGGTCATTTTTTAGTCATTTTAGAAGTATTTCGATATGGGTTTCCTTGACTCCTAATCTAATGTAAAGTAaatatttgatagactttgacCATTCTGAGGCGATCCGAAAGGGGAAAGCTCAAGTGGAATAGTTCGTGGCACTTGTTCGGCTctgaggtaggttacaacttatTTATGTGTAAACTCcaattagcgaaacgtatgtagatGGTAGTTATTGacagggaaagcatgataggccttcggcatggtgtggaggtgaattccaactAGGTTGGTATTGTAAGCTGTTCTGTGGGCTTATCGCCAAGTTTGTTATACTCATGTATTTGATGCGGTTATCTTTATCTCtgatatctcacttatctcaTTATCTCATGAAAGAAGGAGAATAAATGAATTGAGTTTGATTAGCATTTCATGGCAAGTATTTGTTGTTCCGATGTTATGCGGTATTGTTGAGGTTGATTTCAGGCACGACATGCATTCCATATTTCCTATGTGGTTTAATATTGATTGGAAATGaggataagtgagagagtgtagcctccgaggtctctgccggagagcgtaaaagagaaaTGAGAGCTCGTGATTCACGGTCTTTACCAGACCGAGATGAATGCTCGTGATTTGAGGTCATTTACCAGAGCTAGAGAGTGCTTGTGTCCGAGGTCATTTATCATAACGAGGTTTCATGGAGTTCGCGGGTCCCCCCATTGGTTATGGATTTGAGGCATTGCCCTTAGCATATGTGTACGGATATGGaaagttggccagtgcattgcattcaATCTACATTCATTCCTCTATTTTTGGCTGTTTAATTGGCATTTTATACACTCATTTGATCTTATATATGTGGAACATGTTACATGATTGTACTTGATTGCTTATCTGCTCAGCTTGTTGATTTATATCTATTTATTTGCGTTGaactaatcgttgtcggcctatgatacttacgaGTATGTgtgtttgtactcatactactcttgttgcactTTTTCTTGAGTGTAGAGTTTGTCACTAGTTCTACTCCCAACTTCACGAGTGATTCCGAGGCCTTCTTGCTGGAGATTCTGGGTGAGCCACTACCAGATCCTACAGCTCGGATGTCCTTTCCTTTGTATCTGTCTACTTGATTCTCAGACAGTTCCTATCTTGTATTTATGAGACATGCTCTAGTATTCAGACATTATATTAGTGTTATTCGCTCTTGTAGGAGTTTCAGACTAAATATTTGGGGTTGTAGTACTTTCTTACTTGCACACGTATgccacgacctattttgcctaagtcgtACGGGCACttactgtcacgaccccactagagggccatgatgggcacctggagctgactaccgagcaccactcatactggtagttatcatacttattcttcatttatCTATTGCTCCACACTTCTAGTCGTAAGGAAAACCATTTACAATTTGAAacacatatacatttatatacataagccacctcggctatcaaaataatatatacaataaggacatcgtgagaccatactacccacatatacgtgtctacgagcctctactagagtactagacatgaggacgggacaggaccccgccgtgcccaaatatgtacacaaaataataaatcaaatagcacctccggaataatggattGCTcccgtaaatctgctgatagcacctatggatctgcaccgtctcgcggtctacctgtgggcatgaacacagcgtccaagaagaaaggacgtcagtacgaacattgtactgagtatgtaaggcatcaacaataacaatacatcaatgaggtaagaaagcatcaaatgaggagcaacctgtaactgagtatcgattataaaagaaataatgcatgctggcttactccataatcatcatcatatcatgtatgcatatatgtataagttgcccgaccatataggtatggtatgataatcattagcccgcgtccggggtaccatctcatgctgcccactagtggtgtctgcccatgccatccggtcatggtgtatacgctgcccgccttagcggtgtatgcccggccatataggctcggtgtaatatcatcatcatgtactcgtcataatgcatgcataggaactcaaagacatcaatactttatcagggtgacataaggtcgtgaaaccccgattccattatggagcattcataacattctgcctcaccctgaaggaattagcatataaggtgagtgtatacaataaacaacatcaatggattagttaacatcattagctttgtggaaacatcatatcgtgaactctagaatctttagatttAAGCTCATCATTAtcgtgttcataatatctcttgtCTTTAACTCAGATGGccattcatgaacatagactcttagttttccagaATGTAGGAAATTTATGGAGATGgagggaaaatcatgccataagattcatgccttagaaagaaaggactagcctcacatatcttTTCCTTTatctattctaccgcttgatctttctccttcaatgctcacgtctttaccttcaagggagttcgtattaacattatctaaacgattataagaacgtgcttactaaacctagggaaaattgggcagcatttcctttgtttatacaactttcctcatatcatatatcaactcccaaacgtcaataataacattcataatatcatcatcaatacttttgtcaaattcatcattatccaatccccacaatttcctctcaaggccatccataatcatgatcataatacaacattacattcattctcatctaatgtttctctcatgctcttaacatcattcataacgtaattacaatcacaacagatcaatattcatgattcactctaaactactactcaaaaatgacactattcttacattcataacccatttctatatccttctacaatccaagtgtttcaacttctcaataccttaaacaacatgaaaagatcataaaacttaccttagatggtgtaggaataaaccttgagtggaaatacttctcttgcacgaaaaccctagttcacttccattggaatttattggcttggatgaactttaatgtgtttcttgcacttgattttgttggtttgatgaagttgatccttagtttcacttggattcttgtagatgaagagtgtggaaggttctagagggttcttgaagtgttgggtgaaaaataaaatgaaataatgaacttgggtctttttattaataacttaaaaatctgtcccgactaaattatacggacacttatacggtccgtataagtgaccgtgaaatcatcccaaccacacttcgcttctgtgaccattatacggtccgtataattttatacggtccgtataagtgaccgtaaaattatcccagcaacaactcattctgtgacctaTACAACACATTATACGGtgcgtataattttatacggtctgtataagtgaccgtataatcccatcagtgagggacctttaTTGTGACGATTCTGCGAACCATTATACGGAtggtataacattatacggaccgtataatttgtcGTATAATCTATATTTTCTCCGATtctgttctcgtcacttcgtttgatctcaaatccttatggaaccttcttagcacttgtttaacacttcattaacaatctaaggggcattataactcttctccaaaacatcattaaggcatcattaattcgatactcataaatcttgcccgacacacaacatataccttgctttccttaacaacttttcgtctcctacctcaaatgtctttgaaatctcatttagaatcatcaaatgttatttcttacttattgcgctaccgtatacttcatgcctttcgttggtctattcactgtatgttaacggaAATTTTTTTCGGGGTGtagcattcttccccccttttggaacattcgtcctcgaatgttaagcactcgggaattctacgaaaatttcgccagagttttccctgtaatatcgcactaccatcctgtcacaacagccgataataacattgcctcactgggccacaacacaataacactataagttggccacacacgacccgtatacataaaaagaaaacatacatacctcataatcccgatgtttcatcgtggatctcttctaggggttgaaataagtgcgggtatttgcatttcatactctcttctacttcccaagtcatttcttctcggttgttatttctccataagtaTTTAAGTGAGGCTaattccttatttcgaagtctccgtacctgtctgtctaatatagcaatgggcacttcttcatatactagcttttctgtcacttgaacatcatctattggaacaatcctcgtaggatctccaacacacttatggagcattgagacatgaaaaactggatggactgattcaagttctggaggcaagtccaattcttAAGCTACTTAACCCACTTTGcagataatcttatagggtccaatgtatcgaggacttaactttcctttcttaccaaatctcatcagtcctttcattggtgacacctttaagaatacccaatcatcaacttgaaattctaagtctcgccggcggttatccgcataagatttttggtgactttggcctgtcaacaatcgatctcggatcaccttgactttttatacaggttgttgaatcaactcagggcctattagctgtacttctcctatttcaaaacatccaattggagatctacacttccttccatataaagcttcatacggagccatttggatactggaatggtagctattgttgtatgcaaactcgattagagataagtggtcatcccaattaccacaAAAATCTAAAACacatgctctcagcatatcctcgaaggtctgaatagtacgctcggcctgcccatcagtttgcggatgaaatgctgtgctaagctttacttgagtacctaaacctttttggaaagatttccataacttggctgtaaattgcactcctctatctgtgataatggacatcggaataccatggagtcgcacaatctccttgagatacaaccttgcataatcttctgctgagtatgtggttctaatagaaagaaaatgagctgctttcgtgagtctgtccacgatcacctatatggaatcatacttgcctttggaacgaggtaaccccacaataaaatcaatGTTGATCacatcccatttccaagtagggattttcattacttgcaataatcctcctggcttttgatgtttgattttcacttgctggcagtttagacattgagctacaaattctgctatgtctctcttcatgtcatcccaccaatatatcaacttgagatcatgatacatcttcgtcgtacctgggtgaatagaataccgagaataatgagcttcttctagaattcgacggtgcaatgctgcaacattcggaacacatagtctgcctcagtatctaagaattccatccatagaagtttcaaatggagacttctcgttttcatgaagtgtgtctatataatggctcaactgaggatcttcatattgacgctcttttacttccatattcagggacgaaactgtgggattattaataccaattcctgcactacctgaatcaactaAACGTACCCCAAgcttagctagttggtggagctcatgaattatttctttcttctccgaaggaatttcacataggctgcccatcgatcgacAGCTAAGCGTATCAGCTATTACAttggcctttccggggtggtataaaatactcacaatataatctttcaataattctaaccactgcctctgtcgcagattcaactccttctgtttgaaaatgtattgaagactcttgtaatctgtgtagatatcaacatgcgcGCCATACAactaatgtctccacatctttaatgcatgaataactacggccaattcaagatcatgagttgggtagttcttttcatgtttccacagctGTCTCAAAGCATAAGCGATGAATTTACCGTGCTGCCTTAACACACATTCTAACCCAACACCGAAagtatcacaatatacaacataaccatctggcccttctgggagtgtcaagactggggctgtggttaatctatccttcaactcttagaagttgcgttcacaagcatcattccactggaatttaactgacttttgggttagcttcgtcaatggggctgaaatagaggaaaatccttctacgaaccttctatagtaacctgccaatatAAGAAAACTACGGAAATTCTGTGGGCGTcgttggccttggccaagtcttcacagctttaattttctgagtatcaactcgaatgccatcatttgaaacaacatgacctaagaatgtcacagaatttagccaaaactcgtactttgaaaatttagcatacaattttcgagttcaaagaattccaagaaccatacgtaaatggtcagcatgttctgattctatgcAAGAGTATAtgagaatatcgtcaatgaatacaattacgaataaatctaagagaggcctgaatacattattcatcaaattcatgaatactgccggagcattagttaacccaaatgacatcgttctaaaagctgttttgggaatatctgcttctctaactctcacttgatgataacctgacctcaattCTATtatggaaaaccacttggcaccctataaTTGATCAAAttaatcatcaatcctcggaagaggatatttgttctttatcgtcaccttattcaactacctataatcgatgcacatttgtagggaaccatctttctttctcacgaataggactggtgctccccacggtgatgaactgggtctaataaaccccttctcaagcaaatctttcaactgtgcctttagctctttcaattctgctggagccattcggtaaggaggaacagaaataggcttggtgtccggcaacacatcaatagcgaaatcaatctctctttctggaggaaggcgtgggtgttcatctggaaatacatccggaaattcattcactaccagaacggattggaaagttggagattttgcttcggtgtcatgaactcggactaagtgataaatatagccttttgctgtcatctttcttgccttaaggtaggaaataaacctacctcttggagatactgtattacccttccattcaagcacgggctctcccggaaattgaaatcgaactactttcattcggtagtcaacattagcataacatgaggccaaccaattcatacccataatcacatcgaaatccaacatctccagctcaactaaattagctttagtctggcggtcgcatatcacactTACACAAttattatacacttgtctagatatcacgggatcactaaccagagtagatacctcaaaaggtttaattggctcaggtttcaccccaatacgaccagcaacatacggagtaatataagatagggtagaacccagatctatcgatgcatacacatcatgggaaaatacggataatgtacctgtaaccacatccggggaggactcaagatcctgtcgtccggctaaagcatacatacggggccgagtggaacctgaagtagatgctccccttctgcctctacctcgacctcctggaatctggggagtctgccctaccaggcgcactgaagaagaaccagccgctgatcctgtgggctgaaccctacctctaccactcattgacgggcaatctcgcatcatgtgcccaacctggccataggcataacaagcatccgaaccttggcgacactgttcggaatgtagtctaccgcactggctgcatcgcggtactggggtctcctttggctataatcttccccaaactgagaatctgaggccctcaaactctgaccctgtcctgaaagaaaggagcgatcaaatctcctccctgcaaatcgtggaggcgcactagtcgccgactgagCTAAGTGTCTGGGATATGTCTGcatcgatccccctctataatcactacctgcccccatagatctggccctcttgctttgccctctatcactatcacgatcacccctttacggatgttgttgtccttctaaattctgggcatgggcttgaatgcgagaaatatccatctcatcttgcaacgaagctgtcaagcaatccttgaagaAATGTGGCCCTAGCATACTCATGAATCTGTGCACTccatcccccatgtcggccaccatggtcggggcatatttagccaatgaattaaattgaaggctatactcccgagcactcatatttccttgtttcaaatttaaaaatctgtccgctctagctcggtgcacctcgggtggcaaatagtggcggatgaaggcatgtacaaattcttgccaaacgggaggaggcacattctcttttcttaatgatagccaattattgtactataataccgccacatctcggagtctataagatgccaactccacagattcagtttcggaggcatgaataatcttcaatgttctcagcatttcattaataaaactttgcgggtcttcatttggcttggacccaaaaaactccagaggattcaaactcatgaaatcacaggctctggtactagctgcccgatcacttggacccgcattctgccgctatgcttgggcggcaactaactgcgtcaatagatgaatagcctcggtcacttgttgacccgaagcagccggtggaagaactggaggcataggagctggagctgaagctccttcttgttcttctaaattgggcggagtggaagaagtattagatggggcctcattatgtgattcgcccacttctacattcattggcggctctttTTCAAcctgccttttcatcgtagtcttgcccttctgggcggctgtagctttcccctttggcggcatttctgaaatcatagcacactatcaaggaggagataatcttataatacaactctatcgcacaatctcttaggatgaaagatggtcatttttttcctaaatgccctgtagcctcctatttactagtgtggcgcgcaacacaccataaacaagatactactagacacggctcgtagacacttcctaggactgaactgctctgataccacttttgtcacgacccgactaggaggccatgacgggtacccagagctgactacctAGCACCACTTATACTGCTAGTTAtcatacttattcttcatttatCTATTGCTCCACACTTTTAGTCGTAAGGAAAACCATTTACAATTTAAAacacatatacatttatatacagAAGCCACCTCGGCtatcaaaaaaatatatacaataaggacatcgtgagaccatactacccacacatacgtgtctacgagcctctactagagtactagacatgaggatgggacaggaccccgccttgccaaaatatgtacacaaaataataaatcaa
The sequence above is a segment of the Lycium barbarum isolate Lr01 chromosome 6, ASM1917538v2, whole genome shotgun sequence genome. Coding sequences within it:
- the LOC132643886 gene encoding uncharacterized protein LOC132643886, with protein sequence MVSLDISELGKVIDCFEARSTLLEQLKAQQFEDEKLFKIRDKVLSEDANEVAYELPLPPGLMGIHLVFHVYMLKNYHSDGFYIIQWDSILFDQKFSFEEEPIAILDKQVRKLRSKEITSVKVQWKHCLVEEAT